In Zingiber officinale cultivar Zhangliang chromosome 6A, Zo_v1.1, whole genome shotgun sequence, a single genomic region encodes these proteins:
- the LOC121993648 gene encoding heat stress transcription factor B-1-like has product MTKKRSGGGGPPPFLVKTHRLVEDEATDEVISWGVKGASFVVWKPAEFASEFLPVHFKHNNFSSFVRQLNTYGFRKVVPDKWEFANVNFRRGEQGLLCHIRRWKAKDHKTTAHLPPSMSTSAEVHSSSSASSHPPPDHPGHLLELTSQNEKLRSDNQALSSKLAEAKRQCRHLLGFLSGFVDLSQVEFSALMQTHTTATEDHKSREAAGEEGLKLFGTLLERGRCEEGVDIRRDEIVVGQRPTKMGFGLPWMAASSTVQHGGGNVCN; this is encoded by the exons ATGACGAAGAAGAGGAGCGGCGGCGGGGGACCGCCGCCGTTCTTGGTGAAGACGCACCGGCTGGTGGAGGACGAGGCGACGGACGAGGTGATATCGTGGGGAGTGAAGGGGGCGTCGTTCGTGGTGTGGAAGCCGGCGGAGTTCGCCAGCGAGTTCCTGCCCGTCCACTTCAAGCACAACAACTTCTCCAGCTTCGTCCGACAGCTTAACACATAC GGCTTCCGGAAGGTGGTGCCGGATAAGTGGGAGTTCGCAAATGTCAACTTCCGGCGAGGAGAGCAAGGACTCCTCTGCCACATCCGCCGGTGGAAGGCTAAAGATCACAAAACCACCGCCCACCTTCCTCCTTCCATGTCTACCTCAGCCGAAGTCCACAGCTCCTCCTCTGCCTCCTCACACCCCCCACCTGATCATCCCGGCCACCTTCTGGAGCTCACCAGCCAGAACGAGAAGCTAAGGAGCGACAACCAGGCACTCAGCTCCAAGCTCGCCGAGGCCAAGCGCCAGTGCCGACACTTGCTGGGCTTCCTCTCCGGCTTCGTCGATTTGAGCCAGGTCGAATTCAGTGCTCTAATGCAGACACATACTACCGCAACAGAGGATCATAAGAGCAGAGAAGCAGCAGGGGAAGAAGGGCTCAAGCTTTTCGGGACGTTACTGGAGAGAGGAAGGTGTGAGGAGGGAGTTGATATTAGGCGTGATGAGATTGTTGTCGGCCAGCGGCCCACGAAGATGGGCTTTGGCTTGCCGTGGATGGCGGCGTCGAGCACGGTTCAGCATGGCGGCGGCAACGTCTGCAACTGA